GGCTCCAACGGAAGGCGTTGAAAACCTGTGAGATTCCTGCCTGCGATGTGAGATCTTCGGGTATCCCGTGTGACATAATGCAGCGGGCCCGAGTCATCACTGTGAGAGATTATGTCACACGGCTTGACTTCCAGCCTGTGTGAGTTTTTTTTCTCACAGCGATCTAACTTTCCATTGTGCGACGAATTCCCGGGAAAAACTTGGATCGGCCCTGTTTTCGGGATTTCTCACAAACTCACGGCATCAATAACAACAAATACAATAAACAGAGGATCCTATGAAATTCATTGTAAACAAACAGAACTTCCTCAAAGCCCTGTCTTCCATCGAAGGAATCATCTCATCGCGTGAAATCCGGTCTCCGATCGGCAACGTTCTTATCGAATCGAAGAAAGACGGCATCGATCTGACGTCGACCGACCTTGAGATGACGCTCAAGACGTCCACCGACGCCAACGTACTCGAACCCGGTAAGATCCTTCTGCCGGCGCGCAAGCTTTCGCAGACCATTCGCGAATTCCGTTACGAGAATATCGAGTTTCACGTAGAAGACGTGAAGGTTCGCATCCATGACGCCGACAGCAAAGGCAAGACAGAGATCGAGATCATGGGATCGCCCGCAGATGAGTTTCAGGTGAAGCTGAATCAGGATAACCTCAAATTCGTCTCGCTGCCCCCGACGCTTGTCGCCGAGATGATCGACCGCACCTCATACGCCGTCGCCGAAGAAGACAGCCGTTTCGCCTTTAACGGTCTCTACATCGAAGACCGTGACGGCAGCCTGAACGCCGTCGGCACAGACGGCCGCCGTCTGTCCTTTGCCACACGCAAACCAGGCGAGATCATCAGCACCGAAGGCGGTATCATCGTTCCGGTAAAGGCTGTGCGCGAGCTGCGCAAGCTGCTTTCGGCATCTGACGTCTTTGCTATGGCCGTCGAGAAATCCGAGAATACCGTGCATTTTCGTTTGAAAGACGTGATCTTTATTACGCGACTGATCGATTCGAATTATCCGGATTATACGCAGGTCATTCCGAAAAAGGCCGAATACGCCATTCTGCTGAACCGCGAGGATTTCAGACTGGCGATCAAACAGGCGTCGGTTCTGGCCGCCGAGCCATCGCGTCAGATTCAGCTTTCTTTCATTAAGGGAGAGGTGCGCGTCATCGCCTCCACACCCGACGTCGGACGCGTCGAAGATACGGTTCCCTGCAATTATGAAGGCGAGCCGTTAACCATCGCCTTCAACTCCAACTTCCTCTCTGACGTGCTTGGCGTTATCAAATCCGAGCAGGTTGAGATGCATCTGAGTTCGTCTTCGGCGCCGGCCGTGATGATGGATATGGAAGATCGCGATTTCAAAGCCGTTATCATGCCGATGCGCCTGTAAGATTCGACCGTCTATGGAGATACGCTCGCTCGAACTGCATAACTTCCGTAACTACGAGCGAGCCTCTCTGCGTTTTGAAGAAAAGCTCAACTTCTTCGTCGGCGAGAATGCTTCGGGTAAAACGTCGCTGCTTGAGGCCCTTGCCTATATATCTCTCGGTCGCTCGTTTCGCGGAGTCAACGACGCCGACCTGATACGGCAGGGCGAGAAGCATTTCTTTATTCGCTGTGAGCTGCGTGATCGAAACGATCACGTCACCCGTTTTGAGGTGGGCGTCGAAACGGGACCATCGTCACGTAAGAAGATCAAACGAGACGGCGTCGTTTTAAAGCGCACGTCGCAGATGCTCGGCTCTCTCGTATGCGTCGTCTTTACTCCCGAGGATCTTGCTCTTGTGCAGAGCGGGCATCAGGAGCGTCGCGCCTATATCGACTACGTGCTTGGATCCGTCGACGGCGAGTATCTCGAATCGCTGCTTCAGTTTAACAGAGCTCTGAAACAGCGTAACGAGCTTCTGAGGCGCATTCAGGAAAACAAGGCCCGGCTGGATGATCTGCTCCCGTGGGATGATATCTTTGTAAGGCATGCCGTTACCGTTCAGCGAAAAAGGCGAGACTTCCTTTTAAGATTCGAGCCTGTCGTGTTGCGAAGCGTCGAACGCATATCGGGGCTGAAAGACGTCATCACACTGAAGCTCGATACTTCTCTTGACGAGCGTGGCGAAGAGAGCCTGCGAGAGCGCATGAAGCAGCGTCGCTTTGACGAGGTGCGTGCCGGGCATTCGTTGCTCGGTCCGCATCGAGATCGACTGTATTTTCTGGAATCATCAGGTGAAGAGATCGGACGGCGCTTCAGTCAGGGACAGAAGCGCACGCTTGCCCTTTCTTTAAAGGTGGCTCAGTTCTACTATTTGAAAGAGCATATCGGTCGTCCGCCCGTTTTGCTTGTCGATGACGTTTTGCAAGAGCTCGACATCCATCGTCGCCGCGCCTTTCTTGAGGTTCTCGACGATTGCGGACAGGCCTTTTTCACCACACCCGATTTTGACGCCGATCAGGCGCTCTTTCAGGGTTTTCCTTCGAGCCGTATCTTTGTCGTCGAGAACGGCACCGTAAGCGAGAAATAATGGACTGGAAAGAGATAGAATGGAGCGAGCCTCCGAAGCGAGTGGCGCAGTCCATCGGCGAGGGCAATATACAAGAGGCCTTGTTGCGCGCCCTTGTCGGCGATAGCTCGGCCGACGAGAAAGCCCTCGAATACCTGGCGGCCAACTGGTCGAAGATGGGCGAGGCGCGATCGATGCCCGTCTCGCTGCATGCAGGCGTCCTGATAGTGCAGTGTATCTCGGCTCCGGCACGGCAGAATCTGGTGTTGAAATTCCCGGGCATACAGAGAGAGATTCGTCAGCGCTTTAATATGGAAATCCAGCAGATGCGCTTTGAACAGAAGGCGCCTGCCGCTCCCCCGCAAAAGGAAAAGACGCAAAAAATCGACGAGACGAAGAAAGAAGAGACCGATACTGTGAAGAGTGAGTCGCCGCTGATTCACGACATTCGCAGGATTCTCGGTCTGTAGCTTTCTATGATGCTCTTTCTTACACTTGTGGGCATAGGACTGGCTCTCGTCATTTTCTTAAACGGCCTGCAGGCCGCCGATAAGACGCGCAGACCCTCAAAGAGCGACGAACCAAGAGACCGGCCCGTGCTTGATGCGAAGAAGGTTCTCAAGATGCCTCCTGGAGAACTGCGTCCGAGGATCTGTCCGGTGTGCGGCACGATGCTCGGCCCAAAAGACTATCTCATTGCAGCTCTCGAGCCAGAGCCGAAGACCGAGCGCAAGCGACAGGCGCATATCTACGGCTGTCCGTTCTGCTTTGAAAGCGGAGGCGTGAATACGACCCGGCGGCAATTGAGTCATATCGAGCCCTGAATGCGACCTACCGTTTTCTTTTTCTTTTCATTCGTTTCCATATCTCTGTTTTCGCTATCGTGTACGCATACGCTCAGGCAATCCCCCGATTGTATGTCGCGTTTTTTGCCTGAGCGATTCAAGACGCTTGCCGATCGTATGCGCACAGACGAAGAGATCGATTCGCTGAATAAAGATGCCTTTCTCTCCAAACAGGCGACGTCCTGGGCCCACTACAACAGCGACCGGCCGACCATCGTGCACTATGATGCCGAACGGCGCGGTCCGCTTGAACGGCTGAAACATGCAGGGTTTCAGAAGCGGCTGGTTTCAGAAAACATCGCCGTTATGCCCGCACAGGCCACTGAGGCCGACATCCTTGCCTCCTGGAAGGGAAAGAAAGAAGAAGAGAATCTTCTGAATCCGCTCTATCGCAATGTGGGATTCGGCCTCGCCCCTTTCAAGCAGGGCTGCGTCTTCGTAGTTCTGCTGACCGAATAGAAGCGTGCGTTAACCAAACAGGCCGGAGTATTTCCAGAGCATTCGCGCTCCGATAAAGATCTGAAGGCCGGCCAGAAACAGCTTCAGATGTTGTTCGGGTACTTTCTTGCCAAGCCGGGCGCCCAGGCCTCCGCCTATGATGGCGCCGGCAAGCACGGGTAGAGCCAGCGGCAGGTAGTAGAATCCGACCGAGGGCTCGGGAAGCAGACGTCTCGTATCGAGGTAAGCGATGGAGCCGGCAAGCGTTACAAGAACCATGCTGAAGTTCGAGGTGGCAATCGAACGATGGATGGTATGTCCTTTCAAAAATTGCGCAAAAAGCGGTACCATGATAATACCGCCGCCGACGCCGGTCAGGCTGGAAAGCATCCCGGTAAAAATTCCCGTAACAGGCAGCCAGATCCGTGACGGTGGGCGACCAGGAGTCATGGATTGATTCCTCTCTTTATTGTTTGCAGCATCGCCTGTATTGACCGCAGCGTTTTTTCTCTTCCCGTAGAAGATCTTGTACAGACCCAACAGGCCCATCAGCAGAACAAAAAAGCCAAAAATCAACGTGAGTGCCTGGAAATTGAGGAATCGACCGACGATACTGCCGAGAAAGGCGCCCGGAACGCTGCCCAGGGCAAACAGCAATCCGATGCCGATCTCAACCATGCGCGTTCGCAGGTTGACGTAGCTGGCCGATACGGAAAGCACAAAGGCCATAAGCAGCGATGTGGCCACCGCCATCTGTGCAAGATATGCTTGACCGATGCCGTGCAAAGATCCGACATATATTAGAACGGGAACTGAGAAGATGCCGCCGCCGATGCCCAGAGAGGCAGAGAAGATGGCAATCAGAACGGCCACCATAAAGAGTAGCATAATTTCGTACATTTTTCGACCTCGTATCTGCGGGGAGAGGAGCATCCGGGAATGGCAACAGGTCTGCATCCGACGGTGGAACAAAGGGTAAAGGAGATTTTACTGGGACTCCTTGAATACTTTGAGAAAAAGCGTCTTTCCGGTCGAAAAATGATCTCTGACGAAGAGATCGTGTACAACTCGCTCAAGAACCCGCGCCTGGGCGATATCAAGGTGCTCATTTTTCCGGGTCCTCCGGTTCAGGTCTTTCTCTCAAATCGCAGGGATCCAAACAGTCCCTTTGCCGTAATGGACGCGGCCGAACGGCGTAATTTTATCGAGCGTCGCTCTCTCGATGAGGTCAACGATAGCGAGCTATTACCCTCTCTATTTCTGATCTCTTTTGCCGACCGAGAGATGCTCAAGAATCCGAATAATGTGCGCTCTGAGTTCTACTCCACCTATCTGAATCTCTCGGGCAACGCCGAGCCGATCGTTGAAGAGGTCGATCTCAGATCAAAGCCCTATGACTCGCTGACGCATGGCGAGCGTATGGCGATGCTGCATTCGCTATCGGCCGTCGATCCGCTTCGCGAACAGATCGCAAAGGACCTGTTTGATTTCATCATAAGCTACGCCCGCTACAAACAGGCCGATAAGCAGCAGGCCATTCGGCTTCCGCCCGGGCAGGTGCGCGAATATCTCGGGCAGTTCAGCAGAGATATGTACCCGCAGAACCTGCGCATGGTTCTGCTGCGCGATTTTCCCGCCGACCATGATCGTTATTGCTCTTATGTGAAAGACCGTATGTCGACGCTGGCCCGTATCGTGCAGAGCCGGCTCGATGTGGCCTCGGGCGAGTACGCCGACTATTTGAGAGAGGCGATGCGCGGTATCGAAGAGCAGATCGCTCAGATCGATCAGCTTCAGGGTCGACGCCGCTGATCAGAAGAGACGGTAGAGATACCAGCGTCCGCCCTCTTTGATGAAGTAGGCGTTATTAAATCGGTAGGACTGCGCCTCAAGCCTTTCGGGCTTCTCGATGGTTAAGCGAACCTCGCACTCCTCTGCCTGAAAGAAAAGATCGGCGCGAATCCGGGTGCTTTCTTCGATCAGATCGTGCAGCGCCTTCTGATCGCTTTCGCCGGTGTGCCGCCGCAGGGCCTCGGTATTCAGGTAATAGGTGTTCACATACCCGGCCGGATCGGCAAGATCGGCGGCAAACTCGGCTGCCGTCTTCTCGGCCTTCAGATCGACCCAGACGCCTTTGCGAGCGTCAATCATACCGTTCAGAGAAGAGAGGTCTTTTTTTTCGACGGCCTCAAACATGCCGCGCAGCAGGCCGTGGATCTCTTTCACGTCGTCCTCTCGCTTCACGGCCTCGTTTGAGCGATTGACGGCCTGTCCTTCTATAAGACGCTCTTTGAACTGTTCCGGAGGACGTTCCGAGCAGGCGCTGGCGATGAAAGCGACCAGAAGCGTAAGAGCCGTTAAAAGAGTATTAGAGCGCATATACATGAGACGAATTCTACGAGTCGGGGTTCGCTGTCTACACAGCAATAAACCGCCGACATCTCCGTCGACCGAAGAGCGGCACTATTCCGGTTCGAGCACGCGCATGAGCAGATCGCCAAGATCGAACTCGTTGATGACCTTGATTTTGTTGAGCGTCTGCAGCGCGGTCTGCGCTCCGTCGGTGAGGCGGGCGGCGGCGATAACAAAGCCTTCCTGGGCCTTCTGTTCGTTTATGTGATTCTGCATATTACGCAGAAAGATGTCAGAGATGGGCTGGTTCTTCCATTTGCGGATTTCAAAGACGGCCTTGCGGCCTTTCTCGGTCGTGCTCTGAGCAAGGATATCCATGCCGTCCGAATCGCGATATGGCAGCAGGGATACGACCCTGTAACCAAGCGTGGCGACGATCTTGCGGCAAACGGTTTCAAAGGCCTGTCCTTTTAAGGCGTTAAAACGTTCGATCATCTCTTCGGGATCGATGCTTGCCTGCTGCCTTGCGACGCGCGGAGGGCCGTCCTGATTCAGGAGGGCGTCGATGTCGAGGTTACGCTCCATCTTAAGGCCCGATATCTGATAGATGAAGCTGGTGTTGAAGCGCGAGCGCGACCAGTCGTTCAGGAAGCTGCGAAAGTTAAACCCGGAAGGAGATACCTCGCCGGCCGGTATCAGTCCCTCTTCGACGTTCATGCGATAGTCCGACAGGTTGATGACCTTCTGGTCGTTCATATTGCGCATTTCGAGCGTTAACAGATTCTCGTTCGCCGTTTCAAGGTCTCCGGCCATGATGGCCATACAGGCCGTCGACATGCGCGCATCGTATTCTTCGCGATCCCATGCTTCGTCAAGGGCGACACGCAGGGCCTGCTCCGCATGTTGCAGAGCGGAGTTGTAATCCCCTCTTTGAAAGAAGATGGCCGTAATCGCCTTGCGGATGATGTATTCCACTTCGGGCTCGGGGCCGAGTTCAAGCGCATGCAGCAGTCGTTCGACGGCCTGCTCAGAAGAGCCCTGAAAAAAACCCTCGATGCCGAAGAACAGATTGGCCGTGAGGTTTCCAGGATCGATCTGACAGGCTGCCTCGAATTCGCCAAGGGCGTCCTTCTTGCGAAGCTGCGAAAGACAGATGCCGCGACCGAGACGGTATTCAAAGACGTCGGGCTTGAGCTGAACGAGACGCGAGAAGAAACGATCGGCAGCCTCGAATTTTTCCTGTCCGGCGCACAGAAAGGCAAGGCGAGCGAGGGCCTCTTCGTTTTCGGGCACCATCTTCAACGCTTCGCTGTAGAACTGAAAGCTCTCGTTGTATCGCTCGTTGCGATAGTACACCGATGCGATGCGGTTGGCTAACACCGGGAGCGGAAGATCTGGAACGGAGCGACCGAGACGAAAGATCTGCAACATGTGATGCAGCTCGTTCGTTTCGTCGCCTTCGATGTTGTAGATGCGCATCATCAGATAATGAAGCGCCGGATCGTTCGGCTCGCGATCCAGGCGGGATCGCACAAGGCCGCGGGCGTCGGTGAACATACCGGCCTCGGCAAGCTCGATGGCCCTTCCGCTCAGATCCTTCTTGCCGAAGAACAAGAAGTACACGGCGATGCCTGCGGCGATCAGGACGGCGATTGCTATGATGACTGCGATGGCCATATCAGTGCGGAATAAAGGTGCTCCCCAGATTTCTCGGAATGCCGTCGAATTTCAGAATCGCCTGAATCGTAGAAAGCAGTTCCGTGCCGAGTCCGCGAAGGGCGCGGGCTTTGGATCGGCGCAGCTTGAAAAATGCGACCGGTCCGCCAGGGAATCGCAGCAGAATACGCATCTTATCAAACATGCCTTTGTACGGCCAGTCCCAGAGCATGTATTCGTATTCGTATAAAGCCGCTTCTTCGGGGCGATCACCGGCGATCTTTACGAAATGCACGAAAGAGTGATTCTGAAGAGGTTTGATCGAGCCCACAAGTTCCAGAATCTTCGAGGCCTCCATATCGCAGGCACGAGCATGATAACGCTCGGCAAGGTCCATCTTATCGAGCATATCATGTACGGGGCGATCGACCGTAACAAGCGTGTCGCGTCCCGGTCCGCCAGGAAAGATCGTTTCGGATTCGGACTTCACGACCTGGCCGAGCTTCAGCCGATCGCCAGGACGGGCGGGGTCGCGTTCATCGAGGATGCCGACAAGTCCGGCGTTGACGATGATGTCGGGCTGCAGCTCTTCGAGCATCTTTTTCACGCGGCCGGGATGACGCACGCCCGGCCCCGTTGTGGCCGCATATAACCCCGGTTGCTGCCTTGATCTGTAGACGCGCAGATCCTTCTCGAACTCAAAGGGATGTTGATCGAGCAGGACGGAGAGTTCTTCTTTGATGCCGGTAAGAATAAGCAGAACCATGCAGGGCTTCCCTTCTCTCTTTCGGCATTTCGCGCCGCCTCGGAAGCCTTTTTCCTGGCCGTCATCGCAGCCGGCGTTCCAGTTCGTCCAGTAGCGATTCAGCAAGGCGGTCTTTTGCCATCGGGCCGAGCACCGTTTCGCTCCCCGCCCGATCAAACAGATGCAGCGTATTCTGCACCTCGCCGAAGCCGCTTCGATCTCGATAGACCTCGTTTCCGCAGATGAAGTCGGCGTTCTTTCGCTGCAGCTTTTCAAGAGCGTGTTCTTTCATGTGTTCGGTTTCGGCGGCAAATCCGACGCGGATGCAGCGCTCAGGCGGATTCTCGCCGGCCGTTTTCAGAATGTCGATGGTCGGCCGCAGCTCGATCGTACGATGTGTTTCGCCGGGCTGCTTCTTGATCTTCTGTTCGGCCGGAGCGACCGGCGTGTAATCAGCCGGAGCAGCCGCCATGATGAGCAGGCTATTCTTGCAGAGCGCTTTCAAGACGGCTTCCGCCATATCGGCTGTCGTGTCGACGGCCACGTTTGTCGCTCCGTCAAGCGTGCGGTAAGCAGCATCACAGGGTCCGGAGATATAGACGACGGCGGCAAAGCGGCTGAGGCCGTTTCGCGCGATCTCCCATCCGGTCTTGCCCGAAGATGCATTGGTTAAGAAGCGAACGGGATCGATCCACTCCCGTGTCGGACCGGCGGCGACGACAAGTCGCATCTTAGAAAACTCAAATCGGGAAAAATCGTTTCGATCTGCCATGGAATCTCTCGATCTCTTATTGCGGTCGCACGACGGGGCGTGCCTTGCCTATCTCATGCAGGCGCAGAATGGCCGCTTCAAGCACGGGCAGATCGGCCATCTTGCCGCGCCCTTCGTCGCCGCAGATCACCACGCCGCTCATCGGATCGACGATCTCGACGCCGTCTTCTTTGAGCTGTCGCAGATTACGCTGCACGGCCGGCGCCGAGTACATATTCGGATTCATCGCCGGCGCGATTATCACCGGGGCGTTCATCGCCAGATACGCCGAGCTCACCGTATCATCGGCGATGCCCTGTGCCATCTTACCGATAATGTTAGCCGTCGCCGGAGCGACGCAGAATACCGAGGCCTCGTTTTTCACGTCGATATGCAGCATGCCTTCTTCCCAGTCGTCGACGATGACCTTCTTGCCTGTGAGTGCCTCGAAGGTAACGGGGCCGACAAAGCGCGTCGCATTGCGCGTCATCATCACACGCACGGCGATGCCCTGCTTTGAAAGCGAGCGTACAAGCTCGCAGATACGAAAGGCGGCGATGCTGCCAGTAACGGCGATAACGGGATGTTTTTCTTCTCGGTTCATATCTTCTGGCCTCGTATTCGCCCTGTAATGATCGCCTTTTCTCAGGCCGGTTGGTATTAGCCCGGTTGTCAGGTCGGCGCTATGCCTCTTTATTCGGAGCTTGCGTCGATTTGTTTCCCGAATCCTGTGCGAAGAAACAGGCGGTCGAGCTCGGCGCGCGTAAAACGCAACACCGTCGGGCGGCCATGCGGACAGCGCGAAGGCTGCTCACATTCGCCCAGCTGACGCAGTATGCCCGAAATGATCTCGGGCGAAAGTATATCGTTCTTTTTTACGGAGGCTTTACAGGCCTTCATCGCCGCGTATTCGTCGTAGACGCGCACCAGATCCTCTCCGCCGCTCAGTCGCTCGATGGCATGTTCGACCAGCTCCTTCTCTTCGCCCGGCTCGAGAAAATCGGGCGCCTCACGCAGAACGAGCTGCCCCGGGCCGAGCTCTTCAAGCACGAATCCGGCCTGGAGCAGACGTTCCTGCTGCGAAAGGATCTGCTCGGCCTCCTGTGCGTCGTAGTCGAGTGCAATGGGATGCAGAAGGATCTGTCGCTGGAATCGTCGCGCTTCAAGCTCGCGCCGCTTCTTCTCGAAGTTGATGCGCTCATGTGCCGTATGCTGATCGATCAGATAAAACTCGTTCTCGCCTTCGGCCAGGATATACGTACCGAAGATGACACCAAAATGTCGGATGGGCACAAACGATCGCTTTGCCGTCGTCTCGGGCGGTCGTACCGGATACGCTCGCTCTTCGCGTACCGACATGCCCGCCGAAAGCAGCTCATCGACGGGATACAGAAGCGGCGCCGGGGAGGCGCCTTCGCGCAGCTGCTCTCGAAAGGCCGCTGTGCGATCCGCCTGTGATGGCGAACCGGGCTGGTAGCTCGAAGGGAATCCGCCCGACGAATCCGCCGACAAAAACGGCGACGAGCCCTGACTTCCCGGTTCGTCGGTCACATAGCGGCTTTCGTCGTCGCTTTTGCCTCGCAGAAACGGCAGCGGGGTGTCGGGAAAAAGGGCGCGCTGACAGGCCGCCATGATCAGTCCGTGAAGCAGCGCCTCATCGGTTAACCTCACCTCTTTTTTCGTCGGATGCACGTTTACGTCGAGCCGCGTCGAGTCGACCTCAAGATTGAGAAAGAAGATCGGCTTGCCGCCTTCGGGAATAAGTTCGCCGTAGGCCTTACGAACGAAGAAAGGTAGATGCCGTATCTCGACCGGACGTCGATTCACCGTCGTGAACTGACGATCGGCCTGACTGCGATAGGAGCGATCGTCGCCGATAAAGCCCGTAAGAACAAGGGCGTCGCGTCGCTCTTCGACGTAGAGCAGTCGTGCGGCAAAGTCGGGCCCGTAAACCGTAGCGATGCGAGAGCGCAGATCGTTATCCGACGGCAGGTTGAAGATGGGTTT
This region of Leptonema illini DSM 21528 genomic DNA includes:
- the dnaN gene encoding DNA polymerase III subunit beta; translation: MKFIVNKQNFLKALSSIEGIISSREIRSPIGNVLIESKKDGIDLTSTDLEMTLKTSTDANVLEPGKILLPARKLSQTIREFRYENIEFHVEDVKVRIHDADSKGKTEIEIMGSPADEFQVKLNQDNLKFVSLPPTLVAEMIDRTSYAVAEEDSRFAFNGLYIEDRDGSLNAVGTDGRRLSFATRKPGEIISTEGGIIVPVKAVRELRKLLSASDVFAMAVEKSENTVHFRLKDVIFITRLIDSNYPDYTQVIPKKAEYAILLNREDFRLAIKQASVLAAEPSRQIQLSFIKGEVRVIASTPDVGRVEDTVPCNYEGEPLTIAFNSNFLSDVLGVIKSEQVEMHLSSSSAPAVMMDMEDRDFKAVIMPMRL
- the recF gene encoding DNA replication/repair protein RecF (All proteins in this family for which functions are known are DNA-binding proteins that assist the filamentation of RecA onto DNA for the initiation of recombination or recombinational repair.); protein product: MEIRSLELHNFRNYERASLRFEEKLNFFVGENASGKTSLLEALAYISLGRSFRGVNDADLIRQGEKHFFIRCELRDRNDHVTRFEVGVETGPSSRKKIKRDGVVLKRTSQMLGSLVCVVFTPEDLALVQSGHQERRAYIDYVLGSVDGEYLESLLQFNRALKQRNELLRRIQENKARLDDLLPWDDIFVRHAVTVQRKRRDFLLRFEPVVLRSVERISGLKDVITLKLDTSLDERGEESLRERMKQRRFDEVRAGHSLLGPHRDRLYFLESSGEEIGRRFSQGQKRTLALSLKVAQFYYLKEHIGRPPVLLVDDVLQELDIHRRRAFLEVLDDCGQAFFTTPDFDADQALFQGFPSSRIFVVENGTVSEK
- a CDS encoding DciA family protein, producing MDWKEIEWSEPPKRVAQSIGEGNIQEALLRALVGDSSADEKALEYLAANWSKMGEARSMPVSLHAGVLIVQCISAPARQNLVLKFPGIQREIRQRFNMEIQQMRFEQKAPAAPPQKEKTQKIDETKKEETDTVKSESPLIHDIRRILGL
- a CDS encoding CAP domain-containing protein; this translates as MSRFLPERFKTLADRMRTDEEIDSLNKDAFLSKQATSWAHYNSDRPTIVHYDAERRGPLERLKHAGFQKRLVSENIAVMPAQATEADILASWKGKKEEENLLNPLYRNVGFGLAPFKQGCVFVVLLTE
- a CDS encoding sulfite exporter TauE/SafE family protein produces the protein MYEIMLLFMVAVLIAIFSASLGIGGGIFSVPVLIYVGSLHGIGQAYLAQMAVATSLLMAFVLSVSASYVNLRTRMVEIGIGLLFALGSVPGAFLGSIVGRFLNFQALTLIFGFFVLLMGLLGLYKIFYGKRKNAAVNTGDAANNKERNQSMTPGRPPSRIWLPVTGIFTGMLSSLTGVGGGIIMVPLFAQFLKGHTIHRSIATSNFSMVLVTLAGSIAYLDTRRLLPEPSVGFYYLPLALPVLAGAIIGGGLGARLGKKVPEQHLKLFLAGLQIFIGARMLWKYSGLFG
- a CDS encoding tetratricopeptide repeat protein; the encoded protein is MAIAVIIAIAVLIAAGIAVYFLFFGKKDLSGRAIELAEAGMFTDARGLVRSRLDREPNDPALHYLMMRIYNIEGDETNELHHMLQIFRLGRSVPDLPLPVLANRIASVYYRNERYNESFQFYSEALKMVPENEEALARLAFLCAGQEKFEAADRFFSRLVQLKPDVFEYRLGRGICLSQLRKKDALGEFEAACQIDPGNLTANLFFGIEGFFQGSSEQAVERLLHALELGPEPEVEYIIRKAITAIFFQRGDYNSALQHAEQALRVALDEAWDREEYDARMSTACMAIMAGDLETANENLLTLEMRNMNDQKVINLSDYRMNVEEGLIPAGEVSPSGFNFRSFLNDWSRSRFNTSFIYQISGLKMERNLDIDALLNQDGPPRVARQQASIDPEEMIERFNALKGQAFETVCRKIVATLGYRVVSLLPYRDSDGMDILAQSTTEKGRKAVFEIRKWKNQPISDIFLRNMQNHINEQKAQEGFVIAAARLTDGAQTALQTLNKIKVINEFDLGDLLMRVLEPE
- a CDS encoding phosphopantothenoylcysteine decarboxylase — translated: MADRNDFSRFEFSKMRLVVAAGPTREWIDPVRFLTNASSGKTGWEIARNGLSRFAAVVYISGPCDAAYRTLDGATNVAVDTTADMAEAVLKALCKNSLLIMAAAPADYTPVAPAEQKIKKQPGETHRTIELRPTIDILKTAGENPPERCIRVGFAAETEHMKEHALEKLQRKNADFICGNEVYRDRSGFGEVQNTLHLFDRAGSETVLGPMAKDRLAESLLDELERRLR
- a CDS encoding flavoprotein, translated to MNREEKHPVIAVTGSIAAFRICELVRSLSKQGIAVRVMMTRNATRFVGPVTFEALTGKKVIVDDWEEGMLHIDVKNEASVFCVAPATANIIGKMAQGIADDTVSSAYLAMNAPVIIAPAMNPNMYSAPAVQRNLRQLKEDGVEIVDPMSGVVICGDEGRGKMADLPVLEAAILRLHEIGKARPVVRPQ
- the mutL gene encoding DNA mismatch repair endonuclease MutL, producing the protein MTHRSVRLHAVIKKVDWPFSAADPNGTMAGIRKLPSVLVDRIAAGEVVERPASVVKELVENSIDAGATHVIVETQAGGMQSILIRDNGSGIPFDELPLAVERHATSKIESLDDLEHILSYGFRGEALAAISSVSYLEIRSTHAGADTGGLLRARGGTIEEHRIDAPTEGTGIHVQELFYTTPARRKFLKSERSEDTAIHKELLRLAFAAPELHLEYYRDGKPIFNLPSDNDLRSRIATVYGPDFAARLLYVEERRDALVLTGFIGDDRSYRSQADRQFTTVNRRPVEIRHLPFFVRKAYGELIPEGGKPIFFLNLEVDSTRLDVNVHPTKKEVRLTDEALLHGLIMAACQRALFPDTPLPFLRGKSDDESRYVTDEPGSQGSSPFLSADSSGGFPSSYQPGSPSQADRTAAFREQLREGASPAPLLYPVDELLSAGMSVREERAYPVRPPETTAKRSFVPIRHFGVIFGTYILAEGENEFYLIDQHTAHERINFEKKRRELEARRFQRQILLHPIALDYDAQEAEQILSQQERLLQAGFVLEELGPGQLVLREAPDFLEPGEEKELVEHAIERLSGGEDLVRVYDEYAAMKACKASVKKNDILSPEIISGILRQLGECEQPSRCPHGRPTVLRFTRAELDRLFLRTGFGKQIDASSE